ACCGGCCTTCAGCTTGATCACGCCTTGAGTTTGCAGCAACAGCAGCGCGCGGTTTTCGTTCGACGGATCATTCGGCACCGCGACTTTCGCGCCTTGCGGCAGATCCTTCAGCGACTTCAGCTTCTTCGAATAGATGCCGAGCGGGGAGATGTACGTGAGGCCGGCATTGACGATCTTATAGCCGCGCTGCTTGATCTGGCTATCGAGGTACGGCTGATGCTGGAAGCTGTTCGCGTCGAGATCGCCTGCGTCGAGCGCGGCGTTCGGCTGCACGTAGTCGTTGAATTCGACGACCTTGACGTTCAGGCCTTCGCGCTTCGCTACTTTCGTGACGACTTCCCAGATCTGCGCGTCCGGACCGCCGATGGTGCCGACCTTGATCACTTTGTCGTCGGCGTGCGCGCCGAAGCTGGTGAAGATCGCCGTAGCGGCGACGACTGCGGAGAGGGCTTTGAGGATGTTTCTGCGCTGCATGTGATTCTCGCTTGTTTCTAATCGACGGCTTGATCGATGACTTGATGAATGGCTCATCGATTTCTGATCGGTGTCAGATTCGGGTGGAAGCCAGCGGCAAACATGGCTCGTGGTCATGCGCCGCCAACTGGACCTGAAATGGTCTCATAGTCCCGGCGAGATGGGAAATATCACAATCGCATATGGTTATGCGCCGCGGACGGCGCGGGCGGCGGCATCATTCTGGCGGTGCGCATCGAGCGCGATAAGCGGGACGAGATTCTCGCCAGCGACCCGTTCGCGCAGCAGAACCTTGCGCGTTACGAGGTGACGGAGTTCAAGACCACGCGGCTAGCGCCCGGATTGAATTTGCCGGTTCCGCTTGAGTCTTGAAGCGCAGAGGAATTTGAAACCGGACGCGTGATACGACACGCGCCCTTACGGCTGCGCGTGTCAGTCCAGCAGCAGCTTGATGTCATGCACCCACGGCGTTGCGCCCTGGCCGTCACGCGCGAACAGACGCAGCTTGCCGTCCGTGTCGAACACATAGCTCGCCGCCGTGTGATCCATCGTGTAACTGTCAGGCGTCTTGCCCGGCACCTTCGCGTAGTAGACGCGGAAGTCCTTCGTGATCTTTGTGAGTTGCGCCTGGTCGGCCGGACGCAAGCCAACGAACGTCGGGTTGAACGCCGGCACGTATTGCGCGAGCAAGACCGGCGTATCACGCTCCGGATCGACGGTGACGAACAGCACCTGCACGCGTTTCGCGTCTTCCGGACCGAGTTGCTGCAACGCTTGCGAGAGCTCGGCCATGGTGGTCGGACAAACGTCCGGGCAATGCGTGTAGCCGAAGAACAGCACCACCACCTTGCCCTTATAGTCCGCCATGCTGCGGACGTGGCCGGACGTGTCGGGCAACGAGAAGTTGCTCCCGAACTGGGTATTGCCCGTGATATCGAGATTCTGGAACGCCGGCGGCTGCTTGCCGCAGCCTGCGACCAGCAAGGCGCCACCGAGCGCACAAGCGATCACAACAGCACGCGCTGTGCGCGCGAAGCGGTTATTGAACATGGTATTACGCGCCGATCAGGACGCGCGCATAGTGGTCGATCAGCAGCGCGGCGAACAGCAGCGAGAGATAGACGATCGAATAACGGAAGGTCTTGCGCGCCAGATCGTCCGAATACTCGCGATAGATCTTCCACGCATAGGCGAGGAACACAGCACCCAGCAGCACGGCCGCCGCGAGGTACACCACGCCGCTCATGCCGGAGATGAAGGGCATCATGGTGACCGCGAACAGGATCACCGTGTACAGCAGAATATGCAGACGCGTGTACTTCTCGCCGTGCGTGTTCGGCAGCATTGGCAGGCCGGCGTTTTCGTAGTCTTTGCGGCGATACAGCGCGAGCGCCCAGAAATGCGGCGGCGTCCACACGAAGATGATCAGCACGAGAATCCAGGCGTCGCCCGGTACGTGGCCGGTGACCGCGGCCCAGCCGAGCGCCGGCGGCATGGCGCCCGACGCGCCGCCGATCACGATGTTCTGCGGGGTGGCGGGCTTGAGCAGCAGCGTATAGATGACGGCATAGCCGACAAACGTGGCCAGCGTGAGCCACATGGTGAGCGGATTGGCGAACGTATAAAGCGTCCACATGCCGAGGCCGCCGAGCACGGCCGAAAACAGCAGAATCTGCGTGGTGGTGATTTCACCGCGCGCGGACGGCCGCCACGAGGTGCGCCGCATCTTGGCGTCGATTTTCTGTTCGACGAGGCAATTGATGGCGAACGCCGCGCCGGCCAGCAACCAAATGCCGACCGTGCCGCCGATCAGCGGAGTCCAGGGCACCATGCCGGGCGTCGACAGGAACATGCCGATGACGGCGCAGAACACGGCGAGTTGCGTGACGCGCGGCTTCGTCAGGGCGATGTACTGGGAGACCCGGCTACCGGGCGTTTGGGAGAGTGTTGTGCTGTCCATGTGGAGTCACGCTGGCGCGGCATCGCGCGCAGGGAGCACGGCGCGGCCGGGACGGCTATAAGCGATCCGAAAGTTTAACATAACGAGCAGAAGCAGCAGGATCGCGGCCCCGCCGTTATGCGCGACCGCAATGGGCAACGGCCATTGCAGAACGATGTTCGACAACCCGGTGATGAACTGGATCAGCACGACCAGCAGCACGCCGTTTGCCGGGCGCCGCAGCGATTCGAAGCGGCGCAGTTTGAGGGCGAACCACACCAGATAAGCGACCACGACGATCGCGAACGTGCGGTGCGTCCAGTGAATCGCCACCAGCGCATCCTGCGTGATCATCTCGCCGTCGCCGGTCATGCCGAGCGCGCGCCACAAATGGAAGCCGTGGGCGAAGTCCATCGGCGGGACCCATTGGCCGTTGCAGGTCGGGAAATCCGTGCACGCGAGTACGGCGTAATTCGTGCTCACCCAGCCGCCCAGCGCAATTTGCGCGATCAGCAGCACCAGACCCGCGATCGCCGCCGCGCGCCAGCGCGCGGCTTCGGGTTCGTAAGCGGGCAACGGCGTCTGCCGCGCGGCGAGCCAGCCGAGCGTGCCCAGCAGCGCAAGTCCGAGCAGCAGGTGCGTGGTCACGATGATCGGTTGCAGCTTCATCGTCACCGTCCAGGCGCCGAACGCGCCTTGCACCAGAATCAGCATCAACAGCGAGGTCGGCCACCACGGCGATACATGCAACGGACGCCGCTTGATGCGCGCCGTCCACGCGATGAGGGTCTGCGCGATGATCAGCACGCCGATCGCCATCGCAAAGTAACGGTGAATCATTTCGATCCAGGCCTTCGTCATGCTGACCGGGCCAGTGGGCATTGCCTGATGCGCGGCCGTGATCGCCGCATGCGCGATGAACGGCGACGAAGTGCCATAGCAACCCGGCCAGTCCGGACAGCCGAGCCCGGAATCGGTGAGCCGCGTGAAACCGCCGAACATCACCAGATCGAGCGTGAGGAAGGTGGTGAGCCAGACCAGTTTGCGGAATTTGTTGTCGTCGGCCTTGACCCACACGTAGGACAGCGGCAACAACGCGATACACAAGCCGATCAGGGCCAGTTGCAGTACGAACATCTCTCTTACCTATGTTGCGGCATCAGCCGATACGCGACCATTTGAGCAGCTTGGTCACGTCGCCTTTGATCTTGCTGGGGTTCGGATCTTTCGGGAAACGCATCATCAGATTGCCGTTCGGATCGACCATGTAGATGTGGTCGGTGACCTGGGAGCCATTATCCGTGGGCAGCCATGCGGACACCTGCGCCGGATCAACAATCATCATGTTGGTGTCGGGATACGCTTTTTGTATTACGTCGGCGACGTTGCCGGCATCGGTGCGCAGCCACACTTCCACAACGCGCTCCCGTTCCGGACCCTGAGCTGCGCGGATTTGTCGCATGAAGTAGAGCTTGGTGACGCACGCTTTGTCGCATGCGCTGTTGTCGACCGAAATCAGCAACCAGCGGCCGCGCAGCGTGGCGAGCTTGACGGGCTTGCCGTCCTCGCCGGTGACGACCAGGGAATCGGGAATCGGGCGCTGCGGTTCGATCAACGTGCCGTAGCTCGTGGTGCCGCCGGTCGGCCGGATCACGTAGTACGTGAAATACGACACGGCGATCGGCGCGGCACAGATGATCGCCACTAGCAGCAGCATCCAGCGGCCGCGCTTCCACGAACCTTTGCCGTTGGGTTGGCCGGGCATGGCTCGGGGCGCTGCGGGTTTGCCGGCTTGCGGCGAACGGGGAGATTGCGTCGACACTACTGAACCTCTTTCAATGATTGCGCAGCTTGTGGCTCGAACCCGGGCCACAAACCGCATGTGCTGCGTTACACGCCCGGCGCGTGCTCTTTCTTCGCTGCGCGGCGCGCGGCATACAGGCCGAAGACCAGCGCCGCAGCCGCCATGCCCCACCACTGGAACATATAGCCATAGTTACGCTCGACTCCGCTAGTGGGCGCGGGCCAATCGCGCACCAGTCTGTCGCCGTCGTCGCTTAACTGCTGAATCACGAACGATTGCAGCGGCAGGCCGGTTTCCGCGGCGTACGCGGCGACATCCAGATTCTGTCGGATCAGTTGATGCTCGGCCGAGCCGCCCTGCCCCAACTCGAAAGCACGCGAGGCGTCGGCCCGCGCAATGCCTTCGATTTCGATTTCGCCTTGCGGCGTGGTGTACGGCGCGATGGTCTCGCGATTGTTCATGTTGCGCGGCAACCAGCCCCGATTGACCAGCACGTAGCCGCCATCGGCCAGTTTAAAAGGCATCACGACGTAAAAGCCCGGCTGGTCGTTATACGGACGATTGTCGAGATAGACGACCTTGTCCGCGACGAAACTGCCGCGCGCCTTCACGCGATGAAACTCGATGTCCTTCAATTGAACCGGCGCGGCGCTCACCGGCTGCGCGGGCGCGTTCTCGAACTGCGTGATCTGCGCTTCGAGCGCCTCCTTCTGATGCGCGCGGTCGCGCTGCCAGAATCCGAGCCGCACCGTCACCACGATCACTAGCAGAATCAATAGCGCGGGAACGAGGCGGAACTTCATTGCGCACGCTCCAGCGGCACCGGCGGCGTCACGGGGAACCCACGGCACACGCAGGCCCGCGGTGCGATAATAAACGTCTTGCCTCTGCGCTTCCTGGTTTCAGCTGGTTCCATGCACATTCTCGTTCCCATCGCCTTCGTCCTGATCATCGCCAGCATGGTGTCGGCGCTGTATTTCATGATGCATGACAAGGGCAAAACCAAGCGGATGGTCTGGTCGCTCGCCACGCGGGTGGGCCTGTCGATCTCGCTGTTCCTGTTCATCCTGTTCGCTCACTGGATGGGCTGGATTCAGTCGACCGGTATTCCTTACGGGCGCTGAGCCCGGCGGAAAAATCTCCACGCCGCCAAACAAAACGCCGCCCTGACAGGGTCGAGGGCGGCGCTGCGTAAGTCTTACGTACTGCTGCTGTCTTGCGTTGTTGCTCGTGTGCCGCCCCCCGCAGGATCTGGCGCGAACGGCCTGCACACATTCCGAGGCTATCGGTCGGCGCGGGCCGGATTGCGTTACAGCCAGTACACGACGACGTACAGCCCGAGCCACACGACGTCCACAAAGTGCCAATACCAGGCGGCGCCTTCGAACGCGAAGTGATGCTCTGCTGTGAAGTGACCTCGGATCATACGCACCAACACCACCGCCAGCATCGTGCCGCCCAGGAACACGTGGAAACCGTG
The nucleotide sequence above comes from Paraburkholderia sp. FT54. Encoded proteins:
- a CDS encoding MetQ/NlpA family ABC transporter substrate-binding protein, producing the protein MQRRNILKALSAVVAATAIFTSFGAHADDKVIKVGTIGGPDAQIWEVVTKVAKREGLNVKVVEFNDYVQPNAALDAGDLDANSFQHQPYLDSQIKQRGYKIVNAGLTYISPLGIYSKKLKSLKDLPQGAKVAVPNDPSNENRALLLLQTQGVIKLKAGAGTNGNNATPLDVADNPKKIKLVELDAAQLPRSLSDVDAAAINTNFALAAGLQPTKDAIALEDVHSPYANLVAVRTQDKDKPWVKKLVAAYQSEDVRQFIKTQFKGSVVPSF
- a CDS encoding SCO family protein; this encodes MFNNRFARTARAVVIACALGGALLVAGCGKQPPAFQNLDITGNTQFGSNFSLPDTSGHVRSMADYKGKVVVLFFGYTHCPDVCPTTMAELSQALQQLGPEDAKRVQVLFVTVDPERDTPVLLAQYVPAFNPTFVGLRPADQAQLTKITKDFRVYYAKVPGKTPDSYTMDHTAASYVFDTDGKLRLFARDGQGATPWVHDIKLLLD
- the cyoE gene encoding heme o synthase, with the protein product MDSTTLSQTPGSRVSQYIALTKPRVTQLAVFCAVIGMFLSTPGMVPWTPLIGGTVGIWLLAGAAFAINCLVEQKIDAKMRRTSWRPSARGEITTTQILLFSAVLGGLGMWTLYTFANPLTMWLTLATFVGYAVIYTLLLKPATPQNIVIGGASGAMPPALGWAAVTGHVPGDAWILVLIIFVWTPPHFWALALYRRKDYENAGLPMLPNTHGEKYTRLHILLYTVILFAVTMMPFISGMSGVVYLAAAVLLGAVFLAYAWKIYREYSDDLARKTFRYSIVYLSLLFAALLIDHYARVLIGA
- a CDS encoding COX15/CtaA family protein, with translation MFVLQLALIGLCIALLPLSYVWVKADDNKFRKLVWLTTFLTLDLVMFGGFTRLTDSGLGCPDWPGCYGTSSPFIAHAAITAAHQAMPTGPVSMTKAWIEMIHRYFAMAIGVLIIAQTLIAWTARIKRRPLHVSPWWPTSLLMLILVQGAFGAWTVTMKLQPIIVTTHLLLGLALLGTLGWLAARQTPLPAYEPEAARWRAAAIAGLVLLIAQIALGGWVSTNYAVLACTDFPTCNGQWVPPMDFAHGFHLWRALGMTGDGEMITQDALVAIHWTHRTFAIVVVAYLVWFALKLRRFESLRRPANGVLLVVLIQFITGLSNIVLQWPLPIAVAHNGGAAILLLLLVMLNFRIAYSRPGRAVLPARDAAPA
- a CDS encoding SCO family protein, with the protein product MSTQSPRSPQAGKPAAPRAMPGQPNGKGSWKRGRWMLLLVAIICAAPIAVSYFTYYVIRPTGGTTSYGTLIEPQRPIPDSLVVTGEDGKPVKLATLRGRWLLISVDNSACDKACVTKLYFMRQIRAAQGPERERVVEVWLRTDAGNVADVIQKAYPDTNMMIVDPAQVSAWLPTDNGSQVTDHIYMVDPNGNLMMRFPKDPNPSKIKGDVTKLLKWSRIG
- a CDS encoding SURF1 family protein, which gives rise to MKFRLVPALLILLVIVVTVRLGFWQRDRAHQKEALEAQITQFENAPAQPVSAAPVQLKDIEFHRVKARGSFVADKVVYLDNRPYNDQPGFYVVMPFKLADGGYVLVNRGWLPRNMNNRETIAPYTTPQGEIEIEGIARADASRAFELGQGGSAEHQLIRQNLDVAAYAAETGLPLQSFVIQQLSDDGDRLVRDWPAPTSGVERNYGYMFQWWGMAAAALVFGLYAARRAAKKEHAPGV
- a CDS encoding twin transmembrane helix small protein, producing MHILVPIAFVLIIASMVSALYFMMHDKGKTKRMVWSLATRVGLSISLFLFILFAHWMGWIQSTGIPYGR